A single genomic interval of Cucumis sativus cultivar 9930 chromosome 7, Cucumber_9930_V3, whole genome shotgun sequence harbors:
- the LOC101212240 gene encoding splicing factor ESS-2 homolog: MLLSPGHSPRHISSPSPSTVSENAIQTLQSSSSITTPQSSRKHPKVLDEDSYVEAIEKIIERDYFPDISKLRDRLDWLEAIKSADPILIRDAQLKIMERRGQKVKRLNPDGKSQTPGSTFMRSFTPFDEFEGKTPKTPGFGGSGVVGVTEEGGSDGKVVDESLSLDEFFRQYTSEDNFSFSKILEKDNRKRKERYAYLTEGEKDDVKSIEDVKRDRITDGYGTSDQPPSTLEGWKYTAKNLLMYHPSDRGEAPLTEEERAVRLKGLTKEINRSSTRFHGKLMDSRPKDDGSVEVIYAPVAGTTPHPVLDRDGDRLKKYDLEDLRKTPNPFYVESGKRAENGYSFVRTPSPAPGVDESPFITWGEIEGTPLRLDPEDTPIDIGGSVDGPRYNIPCPAARDEKAHSLSREAARKLREKSKMFQKPPLPSPVRGGSASPSVKRTLSPAAQKFVRNAIAKSSSSFDETLRASYRGGSPSAATPKSGRSLSRFARDGSFGSRSPSVKEGSNPAW, from the coding sequence ATGCTTCTTTCTCCGGGTCATTCTCCCCGGCACATCTCATCACCGTCGCCATCGACGGTTTCCGAGAACGCGATCCAGACTCTTCAGAGTTCGTCTTCGATTACTACGCCTCAGAGCTCCAGGAAACACCCCAAGGTTCTTGATGAGGATTCTTATGTGGAAGCAATTGAGAAGATTATCGAGCGTGATTACTTTCCCGATATTTCGAAGCTCAGAGATCGTCTTGATTGGCTTGAAGCGATTAAAAGTGCAGACCCGATTTTAATCCGAGATGCGCAGTTGAAGATAATGGAGCGTCGTGGTCAGAAGGTTAAACGTTTGAACCCTGATGGTAAGTCTCAAACACCTGGTTCCACTTTTATGAGAAGCTTTACCCCTTTTGATGAATTTGAGGGCAAAACCCCGAAAACCCCCGGCTTCGGTGGAAGCGGAGTCGTCGGTGTAACGGAGGAGGGTGGTTCTGATGGTAAGGTGGTGGATGAGTCGCTGTCGCTTGATGAGTTTTTTAGGCAATATACGAGCGAggataattttagtttttcgaAAATTCTGGAGAAAGATAATAGGAAGAGGAAGGAGAGATACGCTTATTTGACGGAGGGTGAAAAGGATGACGTGAAGTCAATTGAGGATGTGAAGAGAGATAGAATAACTGATGGTTATGGGACTTCCGATCAGCCGCCGAGTACCTTGGAAGGATGGAAATATACTGCTAAAAATTTGTTGATGTATCATCCGTCGGATAGAGGTGAGGCTCCATTGACGGAGGAAGAAAGGGCTGTAAGATTGAAGGGTCTAACCAAAGAAATTAACCGATCAAGCACTCGGTTCCATGGTAAATTGATGGATTCAAGGCCAAAAGACGATGGATCGGTTGAAGTGATTTATGCCCCTGTGGCTGGAACTACACCACATCCTGTGCTGGATAGAGATGGGGATAGATTGAAGAAGTATGATTTGGAGGATTTGAGGAAGACCCCAAATCCATTTTATGTAGAATCAGGTAAAAGGGCTGAGAATGGCTACAGTTTTGTCCGAACACCGTCACCTGCACCTGGTGTAGATGAATCTCCATTTATTACATGGGGTGAAATTGAAGGAACGCCCTTGAGACTTGATCCTGAGGATACGCCTATTGACATTGGGGGTTCTGTTGATGGACCACGTTATAACATTCCATGTCCAGCTGCAAGAGACGAGAAGGCTCATTCACTTTCAAGGGAGGCTGCAAGAAAGCTAAGGGAGAAATCAAAGATGTTTCAGAAGCCTCCATTGCCATCACCTGTTAGAGGGGGAAGTGCTAGCCCAAGTGTAAAGAGGACTCTCTCTCCGGCCGCCCAGAAGTTTGTTAGGAACGCAATAGCCAAGTCGTCATCGTCATTTGATGAGACCCTTCGTGCCAGTTACAGAGGTGGAAGCCCGAGTGCCGCCACACCAAAAAGCGGGAGGAGTTTGTCTAGGTTTGCAAGGGATGGTAGCTTTGGCTCTAGGTCACCTTCTGTTAAAGAAGGTTCAAATCCTGCTTGGTGA